A genomic stretch from Rhodothermales bacterium includes:
- a CDS encoding ACT domain-containing protein: SADPRIVKDAFTIDALSYAEAGELAYFGAKVLHPRTMRPLLAHSIPLHIKSSFNPGAAGTVITPEGKPSGGRVKAITSVHGVAVVMIEGTGMAGVPGVSARAFSALAGDGINVLMISQASSEQSICIVVMAARAEAAVHSLIGAFDVELTRQDISRIYSIRDCAILSAVGDRMRHKPGLAGRMFSALGRCNVNVLAIAQGASESNISTVIEEADLRPALTTLHAAFARSQRRAHLFVFGAGGVASALLQLLARQQAWLQAEQQIDLSLVGVANSRSMIWNEEGIDPQRAVDGLKKSSESSSATSILERLLSSKLDRLIVVDATASPEVSGMYGALLGRGIAVVTANKKASSASQVEFDALREAQREGRVPYLSETTVGAALPVLVTIRDLVDSGDQIIRIRAILSGTLSFVFNEVSDGRAFSQALMDAMSRGFTEPDPREDLRGADVRRKLVILAREMGLRIEPDEVVLEPILDDSLHDGDIDSFLARIPGIDAAWSERARQAGEEGFRIQYVGEIGPDGARASIEHVDRSSPLGSLAGTDNLFEFETRRHEGNPLIVRGPGAGPETTAGGVFADIMVAARTIN, encoded by the coding sequence TTCGGCTGATCCCCGGATCGTCAAAGATGCGTTTACGATCGACGCCCTCAGCTACGCGGAGGCGGGTGAGCTCGCGTACTTCGGCGCGAAGGTGCTGCATCCGCGAACGATGCGTCCACTGCTGGCACATTCGATCCCGCTGCACATCAAGAGCTCGTTCAACCCCGGTGCAGCCGGTACCGTGATCACGCCGGAAGGCAAACCGTCGGGCGGACGCGTGAAAGCCATCACATCCGTTCACGGCGTCGCCGTCGTGATGATCGAAGGAACCGGTATGGCGGGGGTACCGGGCGTATCCGCGCGGGCCTTTTCGGCGCTCGCCGGCGACGGGATCAACGTGCTGATGATTTCTCAGGCATCAAGCGAGCAGAGCATCTGCATCGTCGTGATGGCCGCGAGAGCGGAGGCGGCTGTACACAGTCTCATCGGCGCGTTCGACGTTGAGCTCACGCGGCAAGATATCAGCCGCATCTATTCCATTCGCGACTGCGCGATCCTGTCGGCTGTCGGCGATCGAATGCGGCACAAGCCGGGTCTCGCCGGACGCATGTTCTCGGCGCTGGGCCGCTGCAACGTGAATGTGCTGGCCATCGCGCAGGGTGCGTCGGAGTCCAACATCTCAACTGTCATCGAGGAGGCGGACCTGCGTCCGGCACTCACCACCCTGCACGCCGCCTTTGCCCGGTCGCAGCGCCGTGCACATCTGTTCGTGTTCGGGGCCGGCGGAGTCGCATCGGCGCTTCTGCAATTGCTCGCGCGGCAACAGGCCTGGCTGCAGGCGGAACAGCAGATCGACCTGTCCCTCGTCGGCGTCGCGAACAGTCGGTCTATGATCTGGAACGAAGAGGGAATCGATCCGCAGCGGGCTGTTGACGGCCTCAAGAAGTCGAGCGAGTCATCCTCCGCCACATCCATTCTTGAACGTCTCCTGTCGTCAAAGCTCGATCGGTTGATCGTGGTTGATGCAACCGCATCTCCGGAGGTGTCCGGTATGTACGGCGCGCTGCTTGGCCGCGGTATCGCGGTCGTGACGGCCAACAAAAAGGCGAGCTCGGCCTCGCAAGTCGAGTTCGACGCCCTGCGTGAGGCGCAGCGCGAGGGTCGCGTGCCGTATCTGTCCGAGACTACGGTCGGTGCGGCCCTTCCCGTGCTCGTAACCATCCGGGACCTGGTTGATTCGGGAGATCAGATCATTCGTATCCGCGCTATTCTGTCCGGCACGCTGTCGTTTGTTTTCAATGAGGTGTCGGACGGCCGTGCGTTTTCGCAGGCGCTCATGGACGCGATGTCGCGCGGATTCACCGAGCCGGATCCACGCGAAGATCTGCGCGGTGCAGATGTGCGACGCAAGCTTGTCATTCTGGCGCGCGAGATGGGTCTCCGGATCGAGCCCGATGAGGTGGTGCTGGAGCCGATCCTCGACGACTCGCTGCACGACGGAGACATCGACAGTTTTCTGGCGCGGATTCCAGGAATCGATGCCGCTTGGTCGGAACGCGCCCGCCAAGCGGGCGAGGAGGGATTCCGGATTCAGTACGTGGGTGAGATCGGTCCCGACGGTGCTCGAGCGTCGATCGAACATGTGGATCGGTCATCCCCACTGGGGTCGCTGGCCGGTACTGACAATCTGTTCGAGTTTGAGACGCGCCGCCACGAAGGCAATCCGCTAATCGTACGCGGCCCGGGAGCCGGGCCCGAAACGACGGCCGGCGGCGTTTTCGCCGACATTATGGTAGCCGCACGCACTATCAACTGA
- the mreD gene encoding rod shape-determining protein MreD, whose protein sequence is MPLIIRHVVIGAIVIVVQWLVFGRLTILGATPDAVLLFVAWIGLSYGRRSGAVVGFFMGLVMDAILDTWGMHMMLKTVVGFVLGLLPSDEYDELVILPRQALLGGFVIAFLHNGLQVVFLAIQSGAASTSLTLSVWLGSAIYTALVGTLFALFAVR, encoded by the coding sequence ATGCCGCTTATCATTAGACACGTCGTAATCGGGGCCATCGTCATCGTGGTCCAGTGGCTGGTTTTCGGAAGATTGACGATTCTCGGAGCCACGCCCGACGCCGTCCTGTTGTTTGTGGCTTGGATCGGCCTCAGCTACGGTCGTCGTTCGGGGGCCGTCGTGGGCTTCTTCATGGGGCTCGTGATGGACGCGATACTCGACACGTGGGGCATGCACATGATGCTGAAGACGGTGGTGGGATTCGTGCTCGGCCTGCTGCCCTCTGACGAGTACGACGAACTCGTGATACTCCCCCGTCAGGCCCTGCTGGGCGGATTCGTTATCGCCTTCCTGCACAACGGGTTGCAGGTGGTGTTCCTCGCGATACAATCGGGAGCCGCGAGTACATCGCTGACGCTCAGCGTGTGGCTGGGGTCCGCCATCTACACGGCGCTGGTCGGAACGCTTTTCGCCCTGTTTGCCGTTCGATAG
- a CDS encoding DUF3098 domain-containing protein, whose translation MVFTRRNYILVGLGVAMIVIGYTAMRLENEMDGFISLYVAPLIILGGYLEIIYAILWRPRPDQTEAPTQNQG comes from the coding sequence ATGGTGTTCACGCGCCGCAACTACATCCTCGTGGGCCTGGGCGTGGCGATGATCGTGATCGGCTACACCGCCATGCGACTGGAGAATGAGATGGACGGCTTCATCTCTCTCTACGTCGCGCCGCTCATTATTCTGGGAGGCTATCTCGAGATCATCTACGCCATTCTGTGGCGACCGCGTCCCGACCAGACCGAAGCGCCCACGCAGAATCAGGGGTAG
- a CDS encoding DUF1343 domain-containing protein, with translation MVHLQRASAILGIGIALGLSGCADSPRTLDAPSSTASPSPITTGADALAAADFDVLSGLRVGLISNHTARVGDAHLADLLAASDNVELVALFGPEHGIRGTADAGDVVGDSVDSSTGVPVYSLYGKNRAPTEEMLANVDVLLFDIQDIGARFYTYISTMGRSMQSAARYGKPFYVLDRPNPLSGEYVSGFVLDEEHRSFVGEYPIPVAHGMTVGELAVMIHREGMLPGLDSLELEVIPLQGWERSMQWPETGYDWIAPSPNIPSFETALVYPGACFVEATIASEGRGTLSPFLWIGAEWAGPLADELNARNLPGVRFESIQFTPRSIPGMSTRPKLLDKPLEGIGYQIEDRDAFLPVETGIHVLHGLMKAYAMSGGERSELIRESGMLRLAGTSRLTEMLVAGAEPQEIIDAWAGEIDSFRARRAPHLLYP, from the coding sequence ATGGTACACCTACAAAGAGCATCAGCCATCCTCGGGATCGGCATCGCCCTGGGTCTCTCAGGATGCGCCGACAGTCCTCGCACACTGGACGCGCCATCTAGTACTGCGAGCCCCTCGCCCATAACGACAGGGGCAGATGCTCTGGCCGCTGCCGACTTCGACGTGTTGAGCGGCTTGCGCGTCGGCCTGATCTCCAATCACACGGCCCGGGTCGGAGATGCACATCTTGCGGATCTCCTTGCAGCGTCGGACAACGTCGAGCTCGTTGCCCTCTTCGGACCGGAGCACGGCATCCGCGGGACCGCCGACGCAGGAGATGTCGTCGGCGACTCCGTGGACTCATCCACCGGCGTGCCGGTATACAGTCTCTACGGTAAGAACCGTGCGCCAACCGAAGAGATGCTGGCGAATGTGGATGTCCTTCTGTTCGACATTCAGGATATCGGCGCGCGCTTCTACACGTATATCTCGACCATGGGCCGCTCCATGCAGTCGGCAGCCCGGTACGGAAAACCGTTCTACGTCCTCGATCGACCCAATCCCCTGTCCGGGGAGTACGTCTCCGGCTTTGTGCTCGATGAGGAGCATCGGTCTTTCGTGGGCGAGTATCCGATTCCTGTTGCCCACGGAATGACGGTGGGCGAACTCGCCGTAATGATTCACCGGGAAGGGATGCTTCCCGGGCTTGACTCGCTCGAACTCGAAGTCATCCCGTTGCAGGGTTGGGAACGTTCGATGCAGTGGCCGGAAACCGGTTACGACTGGATCGCACCAAGCCCGAACATTCCAAGCTTCGAAACGGCTCTCGTATATCCGGGAGCGTGCTTTGTCGAGGCGACCATCGCAAGCGAGGGACGAGGAACGCTGAGCCCGTTCCTCTGGATCGGGGCCGAGTGGGCCGGACCACTGGCCGACGAACTCAATGCGCGGAATCTGCCCGGCGTACGCTTCGAGAGTATCCAGTTCACGCCGCGATCAATTCCCGGGATGTCGACGCGGCCCAAGCTGCTCGACAAGCCGCTGGAGGGAATCGGGTATCAGATCGAAGACAGAGATGCCTTCCTTCCGGTCGAGACCGGAATCCATGTTTTACACGGATTGATGAAGGCGTACGCGATGTCCGGCGGTGAACGGTCCGAACTGATCAGGGAGTCGGGCATGTTGCGCCTGGCCGGAACGTCGCGACTGACGGAAATGCTCGTTGCGGGAGCGGAGCCTCAGGAAATCATCGACGCGTGGGCCGGAGAGATCGACTCGTTTCGTGCGCGGCGCGCGCCGCACCTTCTCTACCCCTGA
- the ndk gene encoding nucleoside-diphosphate kinase, giving the protein MERTLAILKPDCVRKNLIGEVVVRIQKAGFRVRAMKMVQLSKKEAEGFYAVHRGRPFFDELTTFMSSGPCVPIVLEKGHAVADFRKLIGATNPAEAAEGTIRQLFAESMGENIVHGSDSVENGRLEASYFFPEHVIVANS; this is encoded by the coding sequence ATAGAACGAACACTCGCAATTCTCAAACCGGATTGCGTACGCAAGAATCTCATCGGCGAAGTCGTCGTCCGAATCCAGAAAGCCGGCTTCCGCGTGCGGGCGATGAAAATGGTGCAGCTTTCCAAGAAGGAGGCCGAAGGGTTCTACGCTGTGCACCGCGGCCGTCCGTTCTTCGATGAACTCACGACGTTCATGTCGAGTGGCCCGTGCGTACCGATCGTCCTTGAAAAGGGGCATGCGGTGGCAGACTTCCGAAAGCTGATCGGTGCCACAAACCCGGCGGAAGCGGCAGAAGGAACGATCCGACAGCTCTTCGCGGAGTCGATGGGCGAAAACATCGTGCACGGCTCCGACTCCGTCGAGAATGGTCGACTGGAGGCGTCGTACTTTTTCCCCGAGCATGTTATCGTGGCGAACAGTTGA
- the lipA gene encoding lipoyl synthase: MAGTSHENDKTARTPRLPGQISLKHVSRETINATGDGDPGFVELPVVEAVATPPGRARRPDWLRVKLPYGKAYKNLVDIIDTHELHTVCQSARCPNMGECWTAGTATFMILGNVCTRSCGFCAVLTGRPDEGLDYDEPRRVADAVKKMGVKHAVITSVNRDERKDGGAPIFADTIRLIREATSGCTVEVLIPDFRGLWDALQIVLDERPDILNHNVETVPRLYRKVRPQAEYQRSLEVLSRSKAQSLRTKSGIMVGLGESDDEVLALMDDFAGIGLDVMTIGQYLQPTHMHLPVEEFVHPDKFAWYKEEGERRGIEHVESGPLVRSSYHAERHV; the protein is encoded by the coding sequence ATGGCCGGAACCAGCCACGAGAACGACAAGACGGCCAGAACACCCCGCCTCCCGGGGCAAATCAGCCTGAAACACGTTTCGCGTGAGACAATCAATGCAACGGGCGATGGCGATCCGGGTTTCGTTGAATTGCCGGTTGTCGAGGCCGTCGCGACCCCTCCCGGGAGGGCTCGAAGACCGGACTGGTTGCGCGTCAAGCTGCCCTACGGAAAGGCCTACAAGAATCTCGTCGATATCATCGACACGCATGAGCTCCACACGGTCTGCCAGAGCGCCCGATGTCCGAACATGGGCGAGTGCTGGACGGCAGGCACCGCCACGTTCATGATCCTTGGAAATGTGTGCACCCGATCGTGCGGGTTCTGCGCCGTGCTCACGGGAAGGCCCGACGAAGGACTCGACTACGACGAACCCCGCCGGGTAGCCGACGCCGTGAAGAAGATGGGCGTAAAGCACGCGGTCATCACGAGCGTAAACCGCGACGAACGCAAAGACGGCGGCGCGCCGATATTCGCCGACACCATCCGGCTCATCCGTGAAGCGACCTCGGGGTGTACCGTCGAGGTGTTGATTCCTGATTTCCGAGGTCTCTGGGACGCACTCCAGATCGTCCTCGACGAACGTCCCGACATTCTGAATCATAACGTCGAGACCGTGCCACGCCTCTACCGGAAAGTGCGGCCCCAGGCCGAGTACCAGCGATCCCTCGAGGTGCTCAGCAGGTCGAAGGCTCAGAGCCTGCGCACAAAGAGCGGGATCATGGTCGGCCTGGGCGAGTCCGACGATGAGGTGCTTGCACTAATGGATGACTTCGCCGGCATTGGCCTGGATGTCATGACCATCGGGCAGTATCTCCAGCCAACGCATATGCACTTGCCGGTGGAAGAGTTTGTCCACCCGGACAAGTTTGCGTGGTACAAGGAGGAGGGCGAAAGACGGGGGATCGAACATGTCGAGAGTGGACCGCTCGTCCGCTCGTCGTACCACGCTGAGCGACACGTGTAA
- a CDS encoding L-lysine 6-transaminase — MEVVSKMSVTPDVVKKVLGRHLLTDGFHMVLDMEKSHGVHLLDADSGSAFIDFFGFFASNALGMNHPKLTEDADFMKRLTEAALNKVTNSDVYTVHLARFVDTFSRVGIPDYLPHAFFVSGGALAVENALKTAFDWKVRKNFRKGHRRELGSQVMHFEQSFHGRSGYTLSLTNTADPRKTMYFPRFDWPRVSNPKIEFPITDKRLLDLEHREQLALDQAKIHFRERRDDIACVIIEPIQGEGGDNHFRPQFLQSLKDLAHENDTLLVFDEVQSGVGITGEFWAHQALGVEPDILCFGKKTQVCGILAGRKIEEVDNHVFELPSRINSTWGGNLVDMVRFDRILEIIEEDNLVQNAASVGDYLLQRLRELEESEAAISGARGRGLMCAFDLPTTALRDAVRARCFKTGLVILGCGQKSLRFRSPLTITEKEIDEGLGLLIDALHAVEANGSA; from the coding sequence ATGGAAGTCGTTTCGAAGATGTCTGTGACGCCAGACGTCGTGAAGAAGGTTTTGGGCCGTCACCTGTTGACGGACGGTTTTCACATGGTTCTCGACATGGAGAAGAGCCATGGCGTGCATCTTCTGGACGCGGATTCCGGAAGCGCTTTCATCGACTTTTTCGGGTTCTTCGCTTCGAACGCGCTGGGGATGAATCATCCCAAACTCACGGAAGATGCGGACTTCATGAAGCGTCTCACCGAAGCGGCCCTGAACAAGGTCACGAACTCGGACGTGTACACCGTACACCTGGCTCGTTTCGTCGATACGTTCAGCCGTGTCGGCATTCCGGATTATCTGCCCCATGCCTTCTTCGTTTCGGGTGGCGCCCTGGCGGTCGAAAACGCACTCAAGACGGCGTTCGACTGGAAGGTTCGGAAGAACTTCCGGAAAGGACACCGGCGTGAGCTTGGAAGCCAGGTGATGCATTTCGAACAGTCCTTCCACGGCCGATCCGGTTACACGCTTTCGCTGACGAACACGGCCGACCCGAGGAAGACGATGTACTTTCCCCGTTTCGACTGGCCGCGCGTCAGCAATCCGAAGATCGAGTTTCCTATTACGGACAAACGACTGCTAGATCTGGAGCATCGCGAGCAGCTCGCCCTCGACCAGGCGAAGATTCACTTTCGTGAGCGCAGGGACGACATCGCGTGCGTGATCATCGAACCGATTCAGGGTGAAGGCGGCGACAATCATTTTCGGCCGCAATTCCTGCAGTCGCTGAAAGATCTTGCCCACGAGAACGATACCCTGCTGGTGTTTGACGAAGTCCAGTCCGGCGTCGGTATTACGGGCGAGTTCTGGGCGCACCAGGCCCTTGGAGTCGAACCGGACATTCTCTGCTTTGGCAAGAAGACGCAGGTGTGTGGAATTTTGGCCGGTCGCAAGATTGAAGAGGTCGACAATCACGTTTTCGAGCTGCCTAGCCGCATCAACTCCACGTGGGGCGGTAATCTTGTCGACATGGTTCGATTCGACCGGATCCTTGAGATCATCGAAGAGGATAATCTCGTGCAGAACGCCGCGTCCGTCGGCGACTACTTGCTGCAGCGTCTTCGCGAACTGGAGGAATCGGAGGCGGCCATCTCGGGCGCCCGGGGCCGCGGCCTCATGTGCGCGTTCGATCTGCCGACAACAGCCCTGCGGGACGCGGTGCGGGCTCGATGCTTCAAGACGGGGCTCGTGATTCTCGGCTGCGGACAGAAATCACTCAGATTCCGTTCGCCGTTGACCATCACAGAGAAGGAGATCGACGAAGGGCTCGGACTGCTGATAGACGCGCTGCATGCCGTCGAGGCCAACGGGTCTGCCTGA